CGCCGCAGCTCGTGCAGAAGCGTGAGGGTCAGGCGTGCGCCACTGGCGCCCAGCGGGTGACCGATGGCGATGGCTCCGCCGTTGACGTTGGTGCGCGCGCGGTCGAGGCCCAGCTCCTTCTCGACGGCCAGGTACTGGGGCGCGAAGGCTTCGTTGATCTCGACGCGGTCGATGTCGGCCACGGTCAGACCGGCTTTCTTCAAGGCCAGTCTCGAGGCCTCGACCGGGCCGATGCCCATGATGGACGGGTCGCAGCCCGTGATGCCCCATGACACCAGGCGCCCCCAGGGCTTCAAGCCATGACGGTCGGCGGCCTGTCGTGAGCCGATGACCAGGGCTGCCGCGCCGTCGCAGATGCCGCTCGCATTGCCGGGCGTGATGACCCCGTCTTTCTTGAAGGCCGTGGGGAGCTTCGACATGGCCTCTCGGCTCACGTCCTCGCGGAAGTGCTCGTCCTTGGCGAAGACGGTGACCTGCCCCTTGCGCCCCTTGAGCTCGACCGGGGCGACCTCTTCGGCCAGGCGGCCCTCTCGCCAGGCGGTGCGCGCCCGGTCCTGGCTCTGATAGGCGAAGTCGTCACAGGCTTCGCGATCGATGCCGTACTGGCTGGCGAGGTTCTCCGCCGTCAGCGCCATCGGGAGCTGGCAGTAGCTGTCGGTGAGGCTGCTCCACAGGCTGTCCTCGAGCTGCGACTTGCCGAGGGCGATGCCCCAGCGGGCGCCGCGCACGACGTGAGGAGCCTGGCTCATGCTCTCGGTGCCTCCCACGAGGCAGAGCTCGGCATCTCCCGTGAGAATCTCGTGGGCCCCGCTCACCACGGCCTGAAAGCCGGAGCCGCAGAGACGGTTCAGGGTCAGGGCGGGGGTGGTCACCGCGGCTCCGCTGCGCAGCCCCACGTGTCGGGCCAGGTAGATGGCGTCGGCCGATGTCTGGGAGACGTTTCCGAAGCAGACATGCCCGATGGCGTCGGGCGACACGCCCGAGCGCTGCAGCGCGGCGGTGGCCGCGGCAACACCGAGGTCGGTGGCGGTCTGGTCCTTGAGCGAGCCTCCAAAGCTGCCGAAGGGCGTGCGCGCGCCGCCCAGGAAAAGGATCTCTGCGTTCAAGTCTCTTGCTCTCTCTTCGTAGGTTCTTGCACCAACGCGAAATCGTGCGCGGGGCGCCCTGTCGATCAGGGCACCG
The sequence above is a segment of the Pseudomonadota bacterium genome. Coding sequences within it:
- a CDS encoding acetyl-CoA C-acetyltransferase, with the protein product MGGARTPFGSFGGSLKDQTATDLGVAAATAALQRSGVSPDAIGHVCFGNVSQTSADAIYLARHVGLRSGAAVTTPALTLNRLCGSGFQAVVSGAHEILTGDAELCLVGGTESMSQAPHVVRGARWGIALGKSQLEDSLWSSLTDSYCQLPMALTAENLASQYGIDREACDDFAYQSQDRARTAWREGRLAEEVAPVELKGRKGQVTVFAKDEHFREDVSREAMSKLPTAFKKDGVITPGNASGICDGAAALVIGSRQAADRHGLKPWGRLVSWGITGCDPSIMGIGPVEASRLALKKAGLTVADIDRVEINEAFAPQYLAVEKELGLDRARTNVNGGAIAIGHPLGASGARLTLTLLHELRRTGKRYGLGSACIGGGQGIALVVEAYHQ